In Streptomyces canus, one DNA window encodes the following:
- a CDS encoding Gfo/Idh/MocA family protein has translation MSRTPHLRAAVVGTGHRAQLFTRALAARPGHQVAALCDPSPTRMAFHNRLLAEAGEPAAAQWQPEHFTELLTKEGIDEVVVTTVDAEHDRYIVPALEAGCRVVTEKPMTVDADRCARILDTVRSTGNSLTVAFNYRFNPVHEKVRALIADGAIGEILSVHFEWLLDTRHGADYFRRWHREKHLSGGLMVHKASHHFDLVNWWLADEPQDVFGFGRLGFYGRAAGERHGLRRDYTRAHGADPAADDPFALDLAADDTLRALYLDAERDDGYVRDRNVFDGPVTIEDDMALLVRHTRGATMTYHLTAYSPWEGYRVMFNGSGGRLELEVEESRWQTPLTGVTSASGAVHGDTAADHAGGARLTLRPLWQPPVDVPLVTAHEAHGGGDPRMLDALFGPVEPGRGPVREDAGAATHPTATERDGALALGVGLAANRCFETGRPVRVRDLIPGVW, from the coding sequence ATGAGCCGAACTCCTCACCTCCGCGCGGCCGTCGTCGGCACCGGCCACCGCGCACAGCTGTTCACCCGGGCCCTCGCCGCCCGCCCCGGCCACCAAGTCGCCGCCCTGTGCGATCCCAGCCCGACCCGTATGGCCTTCCACAACCGGCTGCTCGCCGAGGCCGGCGAACCCGCCGCCGCCCAGTGGCAGCCCGAACACTTCACCGAGCTCCTCACCAAGGAGGGCATCGACGAGGTCGTCGTCACCACCGTCGACGCCGAGCACGACCGCTACATCGTCCCGGCCCTGGAAGCGGGCTGCCGGGTGGTCACCGAGAAGCCGATGACCGTCGACGCGGACCGCTGCGCCCGCATCCTGGACACGGTCAGGTCCACCGGCAACTCCCTCACCGTCGCCTTCAACTACCGCTTCAACCCCGTGCACGAGAAGGTCCGCGCCCTGATCGCCGACGGGGCGATCGGCGAGATCCTCTCCGTCCACTTCGAATGGCTCCTCGACACCCGGCACGGCGCGGACTACTTCCGCCGCTGGCACCGCGAGAAGCACCTGAGCGGCGGCCTCATGGTCCACAAGGCGAGCCATCACTTCGACCTGGTCAACTGGTGGCTCGCCGACGAGCCGCAGGACGTCTTCGGCTTCGGGCGGCTCGGCTTCTACGGCCGTGCGGCGGGCGAACGCCACGGTCTGCGCCGCGACTACACCCGGGCCCACGGGGCGGATCCGGCCGCCGACGACCCCTTCGCCCTCGACCTCGCCGCCGACGACACCCTGCGGGCCCTGTACCTGGACGCCGAGCGGGACGACGGATACGTCCGCGACCGCAACGTCTTCGACGGGCCCGTCACCATCGAGGACGACATGGCGCTCCTCGTCCGCCACACCCGGGGCGCGACGATGACGTACCACCTCACCGCCTACTCCCCGTGGGAGGGCTACCGGGTCATGTTCAACGGCAGCGGGGGCCGTCTGGAACTGGAGGTGGAGGAGAGCCGCTGGCAGACACCCCTGACCGGTGTCACCTCGGCGAGCGGCGCGGTGCACGGGGACACCGCGGCCGACCACGCGGGCGGCGCGCGTCTGACCCTGCGGCCCCTGTGGCAGCCCCCGGTCGACGTCCCGCTCGTCACCGCCCACGAGGCCCACGGCGGGGGCGACCCACGCATGCTCGACGCGCTCTTCGGGCCCGTGGAGCCCGGTAGGGGTCCGGTGCGTGAGGACGCCGGTGCCGCGACCCATCCGACAGCCACCGAACGGGACGGCGCCCTGGCGCTGGGGGTGGGGCTCGCCGCCAACCGGTGCTTCGAGACGGGGCGGCCCGTGCGGGTGCGGGATCTGATCCCGGGGGTGTGGTGA
- a CDS encoding SpoIIE family protein phosphatase: MSEFTDPSHAGIAPDIAALAKVVARQRAEMDRLRDQVATSAVLERTKGALMALTGCTPDAAGEELLQRAKAGNRTPLAECWITLGALMPPLPGAAQDPRPAHGFPGIPLAAVPGPAGPRAVRTGAAVPTGRDTCDPDDGFSALGRLGKALVHVATPQDLAACLLEELAADVDADALLLFRSLPAGGLEMIGHAGIEATLATQWARVPPLSGIPALDALRAREPCWLEDFARDREQHLLIGDPPERWLSRAWLPVPTGDGVDVCMGILRVRGGPFSPPARQLLRAVARLCAGWLRSFGPRSERSTAASVAAAQAVFDSLPGSAMLLTPLRDPSGEVEDYRIDAATAEAVDVAGRTGRQLLGRRILECFPSMAQEAVWHGCLRTLARGEPFEGEPFAYQEVVDGTAALSTYAVHSARLGGALVVTWVRHDSSDRQEQRLADVQRLGNLGWVNWNLVTDEGSWSSQAFLVLNRDPALGPVRLADLPELALPEDAPVLARAVRDLVLTGRQFDVPFRVRSGGGEVRHLRMVAEVVADTDNKPAEVHGFVQDLTAQRSAELALVESEQAIVTQHGVLRAERTLAARLQHALLPLPTRPVRLAGLRVEVAYLPAQSGIHVGGDWFSAIELPDGDALFVVGDVAGHGIDAVATMAQLRFTAKGMVITGSSLTGALARLNTLLLHSRDSHGTATMVLARYDPAEHCLVWAQAGHPPPLLVRDGEVRYLHRPLGMLLGACSDPNFEEARCVLEPGDRVLLYTDGLVERPSEGIDRGLDRLAAAVAAHHTDEPGTLVPLLTSVLEGERRDDVCVVDIRVPSGPE; encoded by the coding sequence ATGAGCGAGTTCACCGACCCTTCACACGCCGGTATCGCGCCCGACATTGCCGCGCTGGCCAAGGTCGTGGCCAGACAACGTGCGGAAATGGACCGGTTGCGGGACCAGGTCGCCACCTCGGCGGTGCTGGAGCGGACCAAGGGCGCTCTCATGGCACTGACCGGGTGCACTCCGGACGCGGCCGGCGAGGAGCTGCTCCAGCGCGCCAAGGCCGGCAACCGCACCCCGCTGGCGGAGTGCTGGATCACCCTCGGCGCCCTGATGCCCCCGCTGCCCGGCGCCGCTCAGGATCCCCGCCCCGCCCACGGTTTTCCCGGCATACCCCTGGCCGCGGTTCCCGGGCCGGCCGGTCCGCGGGCCGTTCGGACCGGCGCCGCCGTCCCCACCGGGCGGGACACCTGCGACCCGGACGACGGCTTCTCCGCGCTCGGCCGCCTCGGCAAGGCCCTCGTCCATGTCGCCACCCCCCAGGACCTGGCCGCTTGTCTCCTGGAGGAACTCGCGGCGGACGTCGACGCCGACGCTCTCCTGCTCTTCCGTTCGCTGCCGGCCGGAGGGCTGGAAATGATCGGCCATGCCGGCATCGAAGCCACCCTGGCCACGCAGTGGGCCCGGGTTCCCCCGCTGAGCGGCATCCCCGCGCTCGACGCACTCCGGGCGCGGGAGCCCTGCTGGCTGGAGGACTTCGCGCGGGACCGGGAGCAGCACCTGCTCATAGGGGACCCGCCCGAGCGCTGGCTGTCCCGCGCCTGGCTGCCGGTGCCGACCGGCGACGGCGTCGATGTCTGCATGGGGATCCTGCGCGTGCGAGGCGGGCCGTTCTCACCACCGGCCCGGCAGCTGCTGCGGGCAGTCGCCCGGCTGTGTGCCGGATGGCTGCGGTCCTTCGGCCCCCGGTCGGAGCGCAGTACCGCCGCTTCGGTCGCCGCCGCCCAGGCCGTGTTCGACTCGCTGCCGGGCTCGGCGATGCTGCTCACGCCGCTGCGTGACCCCTCCGGAGAGGTCGAGGACTACCGCATCGACGCCGCCACCGCGGAGGCGGTCGACGTCGCGGGCCGCACCGGCAGGCAACTGCTCGGCCGACGGATCCTGGAGTGCTTCCCGAGCATGGCGCAGGAGGCGGTGTGGCACGGCTGCCTGCGCACGCTGGCCAGGGGCGAGCCGTTCGAGGGTGAGCCGTTCGCCTACCAGGAGGTCGTGGACGGCACCGCCGCACTGTCCACATACGCGGTGCACTCGGCCCGCCTCGGCGGCGCCCTGGTCGTCACCTGGGTCCGGCACGACTCCTCCGACCGGCAGGAACAGCGGCTGGCGGACGTGCAGCGGCTGGGGAACCTGGGCTGGGTCAACTGGAACCTGGTCACCGACGAGGGCAGCTGGTCCTCCCAGGCGTTCCTCGTCCTGAACCGGGATCCGGCGCTCGGACCGGTCCGGCTCGCCGACCTGCCGGAACTCGCGCTGCCCGAGGACGCCCCCGTGCTGGCCCGGGCCGTGCGCGACCTCGTCCTGACGGGGCGGCAGTTCGACGTCCCGTTCCGGGTCCGGAGCGGCGGCGGCGAGGTCCGCCATCTGCGGATGGTCGCCGAGGTGGTGGCGGACACCGACAACAAGCCCGCCGAGGTGCACGGCTTCGTCCAGGACCTCACCGCGCAGCGCAGCGCCGAGCTGGCCCTGGTCGAGAGTGAGCAGGCCATCGTGACGCAGCACGGCGTGCTGCGCGCCGAGCGCACCCTGGCCGCCCGCCTCCAGCACGCGCTGCTGCCGCTGCCGACCCGGCCGGTCCGCCTCGCCGGGCTGCGGGTCGAAGTGGCCTATCTGCCCGCCCAGTCGGGCATCCACGTCGGCGGCGACTGGTTCAGCGCCATCGAACTGCCCGACGGCGACGCCCTGTTCGTCGTCGGTGACGTCGCCGGCCACGGCATCGACGCCGTGGCCACGATGGCCCAACTGCGCTTCACCGCCAAGGGCATGGTCATCACGGGCTCGTCGCTGACCGGAGCGCTCGCCCGTCTCAACACCCTGCTGCTGCACTCGCGCGACTCCCACGGCACCGCGACCATGGTCCTGGCCCGCTACGACCCCGCTGAGCACTGCCTGGTGTGGGCCCAGGCCGGCCATCCGCCGCCGCTGCTGGTGCGGGACGGAGAGGTGCGGTATCTCCACCGCCCGCTCGGCATGCTGCTGGGGGCGTGCTCCGATCCGAACTTCGAGGAGGCGCGCTGCGTCCTGGAGCCGGGCGACCGGGTCCTCCTTTACACGGACGGCCTGGTCGAGCGCCCCTCGGAGGGCATCGACCGCGGTCTGGACCGGCTCGCCGCGGCGGTCGCGGCACACCACACGGACGAGCCCGGCACCCTGGTCCCGCTGCTGACCTCGGTGCTGGAGGGCGAGCGGCGCGACGACGTCTGCGTCGTGGACATCCGGGTGCCGTCCGGGCCGGAGTGA
- a CDS encoding flavin reductase family protein — translation MAVMDAFIDRLDPDMCVVTAATDGDRAGCLVGFASQCSIEPVRYVVWLSKANRTYRVARTASRLAVHLLTREQRGLAELFGGETGDRTDKFARVPWREEAGGAVVLEDAAAWFVGTVVLRADGGDHVGFVLEPQVWGEREDTGGAKLLRLSDTTSISPGHPAD, via the coding sequence ATGGCGGTCATGGACGCCTTCATCGACCGGCTCGACCCCGACATGTGCGTCGTGACCGCCGCGACGGACGGCGACCGCGCGGGCTGTCTCGTCGGATTCGCCTCCCAGTGCTCGATCGAGCCCGTGCGGTACGTGGTGTGGCTGTCGAAGGCCAATCGCACCTATCGGGTCGCCCGCACCGCGAGCCGCCTCGCCGTCCATCTCCTCACCCGCGAACAGCGTGGTCTCGCTGAGCTGTTCGGCGGGGAGACCGGGGACAGGACGGACAAGTTCGCCCGGGTCCCGTGGCGGGAGGAGGCCGGCGGGGCCGTCGTACTGGAGGACGCGGCGGCCTGGTTCGTCGGCACGGTCGTGCTGCGCGCCGACGGCGGTGACCACGTCGGGTTCGTCCTGGAGCCCCAGGTGTGGGGCGAGCGCGAGGACACCGGGGGAGCGAAGCTGCTGCGGCTCTCCGACACGACCTCCATCTCGCCCGGCCACCCGGCGGACTGA
- a CDS encoding antibiotic biosynthesis monooxygenase: MSTTEVRRGDPVTTVLTWEVRPGREQEFERWTRGITRCARRFPGNEGVSWLRPEDGHRFHAVLRWSDAHRLTAWLESDERAAWHARIDDIAVELGSERQSTTGLETWFSLPGTTVRPPVRWKMVLTTFLGAFPCTLLIQWLVTPRTAAWPLPVRAAVFPVVLLPVLTYLVMPLLSRLLRRWLYPPPDH, from the coding sequence ATGAGCACCACCGAAGTACGGCGCGGGGATCCGGTCACGACGGTCCTCACCTGGGAGGTGCGCCCCGGCCGGGAGCAGGAGTTCGAGCGCTGGACCCGCGGGATCACCCGCTGCGCCAGACGGTTCCCGGGCAATGAGGGCGTGTCCTGGCTGCGCCCCGAGGACGGTCACCGCTTCCACGCGGTGCTGCGCTGGTCCGACGCGCACCGGCTCACCGCCTGGCTGGAGTCGGACGAGCGGGCGGCCTGGCACGCACGGATCGACGACATCGCCGTCGAACTCGGCAGCGAACGGCAGTCGACCACCGGCCTCGAGACCTGGTTCAGCCTGCCCGGCACCACGGTGCGGCCCCCGGTCCGCTGGAAGATGGTGCTGACCACGTTCCTCGGCGCCTTCCCCTGCACGCTGCTGATCCAGTGGCTGGTCACGCCCCGCACGGCCGCCTGGCCGCTGCCGGTGCGGGCCGCGGTGTTCCCGGTGGTGCTGCTGCCGGTACTCACGTACCTGGTGATGCCACTTCTGAGCCGGCTGCTGCGAAGGTGGCTGTACCCGCCGCCCGATCACTGA
- a CDS encoding Zn-ribbon domain-containing OB-fold protein yields the protein MYHHSGNIARRTAGSATGVLEPVAPATDAILFQRCTWCGTAMYHRLLCPVCQCGDLRTERSEGVGTVRHSTVVHRNTPVARNVSLIELTEGFVVRGRVMGPPAAIHSGDRVRMSTVKDPVRGEPVFQLLDEPYRAWH from the coding sequence GTGTACCACCACTCAGGAAACATTGCTCGTCGGACAGCCGGTTCCGCGACGGGCGTACTCGAGCCCGTCGCCCCGGCCACGGACGCGATCCTCTTCCAGCGCTGCACCTGGTGCGGCACGGCGATGTACCACCGCCTGCTGTGTCCGGTCTGCCAGTGCGGCGACCTGCGCACGGAGCGCAGCGAGGGCGTGGGCACGGTGCGCCACTCCACGGTGGTCCACCGCAACACCCCCGTCGCGCGCAATGTGTCGCTGATCGAGCTGACCGAGGGCTTCGTCGTCCGGGGCCGGGTCATGGGTCCGCCCGCCGCGATCCACAGCGGTGACCGGGTCCGGATGTCGACGGTCAAGGACCCGGTCCGCGGCGAGCCGGTCTTCCAGCTGCTCGACGAGCCCTACCGCGCCTGGCACTGA
- a CDS encoding TetR family transcriptional regulator gives MSSTKPAMRDALVAAAFQLFLERGYEQTTVDDIVALAGVGRRSFFRYFPSKEDVVFPDHERCLADMTAFLAASDPGCDPLERVCEAVRLVLRMYTENPTFSVQRYRLTKQVPGLRAYELSVVWRYERAFAEYLRGRLKGLHDGTLRADVIAAAVAAAHNNALRSWLRSDGHGDAEQAVEHALGYVQAAFGAAGAPSADEPPEDVVVIVSRRGAPLWRVVQQIESTLERD, from the coding sequence ATGAGCTCCACCAAGCCCGCCATGCGGGACGCGCTGGTCGCGGCCGCCTTCCAGCTGTTCCTGGAACGGGGTTACGAGCAGACCACCGTCGACGACATCGTCGCGCTCGCCGGAGTCGGCCGCCGCTCGTTCTTCCGGTACTTCCCGTCCAAGGAGGACGTGGTCTTCCCCGACCACGAGCGCTGCCTGGCCGACATGACGGCCTTCCTGGCGGCGAGCGACCCCGGGTGCGACCCGCTCGAGCGGGTCTGCGAGGCGGTGCGGCTGGTCCTGCGCATGTACACCGAGAACCCGACCTTCTCCGTGCAGCGATACCGCCTCACCAAGCAGGTGCCCGGCCTGCGCGCCTACGAGCTGTCCGTGGTGTGGCGCTACGAGCGCGCCTTCGCGGAGTATCTGCGCGGGCGCCTGAAAGGGCTGCACGACGGGACGCTCCGGGCCGATGTGATCGCCGCCGCCGTGGCCGCGGCGCACAACAACGCCCTGCGCTCCTGGCTGCGCTCGGACGGGCACGGCGACGCGGAGCAGGCGGTGGAGCACGCGCTCGGCTATGTGCAGGCCGCGTTCGGGGCGGCGGGCGCGCCGTCCGCCGACGAGCCGCCGGAGGACGTGGTGGTGATCGTCTCCCGCCGCGGCGCCCCTCTGTGGCGTGTGGTCCAACAGATCGAGTCCACGCTCGAGCGGGACTGA
- a CDS encoding peptidoglycan-binding domain-containing protein — protein MPTPSDRGAPPDGQPIEPIRVLRPRRTDALAELLKDLPPRAAVGYESIALPGPPSGAEDATQELPPVRDHDRTRRSRDIPRGRVPGLRRTAIAAAVTAAAVIGFGGALLLADRGESTAAAAPQPTATASATPTPTPTASGATDPDGPGTLREGDNGPEVTDLQERLLRIPNVYDNGSTDGTYDSTLTAAVARFQLWYGIRGDEDGVYGDDTRRDLESRTGGG, from the coding sequence ATGCCGACACCGTCCGACCGAGGGGCGCCGCCGGACGGGCAGCCCATCGAACCCATCCGGGTGCTGCGCCCGCGCCGCACCGACGCGCTCGCGGAGCTGCTCAAGGACCTGCCGCCCCGAGCGGCCGTCGGATACGAGTCCATCGCGCTGCCCGGTCCGCCGTCGGGAGCCGAGGACGCGACCCAGGAACTGCCACCGGTCAGGGACCACGACCGCACCCGCCGCTCCCGTGACATCCCCCGCGGGCGGGTGCCCGGACTGCGCCGCACGGCGATCGCGGCGGCCGTGACCGCGGCCGCGGTGATCGGCTTCGGCGGTGCCCTCCTGCTGGCCGACCGTGGAGAGAGCACCGCGGCGGCGGCCCCGCAGCCCACCGCTACCGCCTCCGCGACCCCCACACCCACCCCGACCGCCTCCGGCGCCACCGACCCCGACGGGCCCGGCACCCTCCGCGAGGGAGACAACGGCCCCGAAGTCACCGACCTGCAGGAGCGCCTGCTGCGTATCCCGAACGTCTACGACAACGGCTCCACCGACGGCACCTACGACTCGACCCTGACCGCCGCCGTGGCCCGCTTCCAGCTCTGGTACGGCATCCGCGGCGACGAGGACGGGGTGTACGGCGACGACACACGACGCGACCTGGAGTCCCGCACGGGCGGCGGCTGA